From the genome of Blautia pseudococcoides, one region includes:
- a CDS encoding beta-galactosidase, translated as MGKDVNFGKMIHGGDYNPEQWLDSPDILRKDIEYFKKAKINEVSLGIFSWAVLEPREGEYNFGWMEEMINRLYENGISTILATPSGARPKWMSDKYQEVLRVEADRHRNLFGGRHNHCYTSPVYREKVRQMNMALSEKFGKHPGVIGWHLSNEYGGECHCSLCQEEFRRWLKEKYGTIDALNKAWATTFWSHIYNDFSQVESPSPRGESGLHGLNLDWKRFVTDRTVDFVRHEAQAVKDGGSDLPVMINMMYNFRGLNYHKFQDVVDIVTWDNYPTWHKGPESHTAMDTGMQHDIMRSILKKPFLLMESCPSATNWQSVSKLKKPGMLRAASLQAVAHGSDSVQYFQLRQSRGSSEKFHGAVIDHYGGDDTRVFGEVTEVGEALDALREMAGSRTHSQAAVIYDWENRWAMEDAAGPRNKNLYYKEAVEKSYYAFRKQGLDVDVIDMEQDLAGYKIVAAPMLYMFRAGFEEKAQNFVHAGGKLILTYWSGIVDDTDLCFLGGTPHGLMDVCGLRSTEIDGLYDGETNCGVPVEGNALNMTKTYTCEHLCDLVRTNGAEVIMTYGKDFYAKMPALTCNTYGEGKAYYVCADFEQGFYDEFYRKLVKVAGIKRYIHHIPAGIEVTSRETEDAYYLIVQNFNPGSTEVRLPKGPFAVWYGEYDGTVKGFDMVVLKKSK; from the coding sequence ATGGGCAAAGACGTAAATTTCGGTAAAATGATCCACGGGGGGGACTACAATCCGGAACAGTGGCTGGATTCCCCGGACATCCTTAGGAAGGATATAGAGTATTTTAAAAAGGCGAAGATCAATGAAGTTTCTCTTGGGATTTTCTCCTGGGCAGTGCTGGAACCACGTGAGGGGGAATACAACTTCGGATGGATGGAAGAGATGATCAACCGTCTGTATGAAAACGGCATTTCCACGATCCTGGCAACTCCATCCGGTGCCCGTCCAAAATGGATGAGCGACAAATATCAGGAAGTTCTCCGGGTGGAGGCTGACAGGCACAGAAATCTGTTCGGCGGCAGACATAACCACTGCTATACATCTCCTGTATACAGGGAAAAAGTACGGCAGATGAATATGGCGTTATCTGAAAAATTCGGAAAGCATCCCGGTGTTATCGGATGGCATCTTTCAAATGAGTATGGCGGAGAGTGCCACTGCTCCCTCTGCCAGGAAGAATTCCGCAGGTGGCTAAAGGAGAAATACGGTACTATTGATGCACTGAATAAAGCCTGGGCCACAACTTTCTGGAGCCATATTTACAATGATTTTTCACAGGTGGAAAGCCCGTCTCCGAGAGGGGAGTCAGGTCTTCATGGATTAAATCTGGACTGGAAACGTTTTGTCACGGACAGGACCGTGGATTTTGTGCGGCATGAGGCACAGGCAGTGAAGGACGGCGGCTCAGACCTTCCGGTGATGATCAACATGATGTACAATTTCCGAGGCTTAAATTACCATAAATTTCAAGACGTGGTGGATATCGTCACATGGGATAACTATCCCACATGGCACAAAGGACCGGAGTCCCATACGGCTATGGATACAGGAATGCAGCATGATATTATGAGGAGTATCCTGAAAAAACCGTTCCTTCTCATGGAGTCATGTCCGTCAGCTACAAACTGGCAGAGTGTGAGCAAGCTGAAAAAGCCGGGGATGCTGCGGGCAGCTTCCCTCCAGGCAGTCGCACACGGTTCAGACAGTGTGCAGTATTTCCAGCTCCGCCAGAGCCGGGGCTCCAGCGAGAAATTCCACGGTGCTGTCATTGACCATTACGGCGGGGATGACACCAGAGTATTCGGTGAAGTGACAGAAGTAGGAGAAGCTCTGGATGCCCTGCGTGAGATGGCGGGAAGCCGTACCCATTCACAGGCGGCGGTTATCTATGACTGGGAAAACCGCTGGGCTATGGAGGACGCGGCTGGTCCGAGAAATAAAAACCTGTATTATAAAGAGGCGGTGGAAAAGTCTTACTATGCCTTCCGCAAGCAGGGGCTTGATGTGGATGTTATTGACATGGAGCAGGATTTGGCCGGTTATAAAATCGTAGCAGCCCCAATGCTGTATATGTTCAGAGCCGGATTTGAGGAGAAGGCACAGAACTTTGTGCATGCAGGCGGAAAGCTGATCCTCACTTACTGGTCAGGTATTGTGGATGATACAGACCTCTGTTTCCTTGGCGGCACTCCTCACGGTCTGATGGATGTGTGCGGTCTGCGCAGCACGGAAATTGACGGGCTGTATGACGGGGAGACCAACTGCGGTGTTCCGGTGGAAGGAAATGCGCTGAACATGACAAAGACATATACATGTGAGCATCTCTGTGACCTGGTAAGGACAAACGGGGCGGAAGTTATTATGACCTACGGAAAAGATTTTTACGCCAAAATGCCGGCGCTGACCTGCAATACTTATGGTGAGGGAAAAGCTTATTATGTGTGTGCGGATTTTGAGCAGGGCTTTTACGACGAGTTTTACAGAAAGCTGGTAAAAGTGGCCGGGATCAAACGATACATCCATCACATTCCTGCCGGAATCGAAGTGACATCCAGAGAGACAGAGGATGCGTATTACCTGATCGTACAGAATTTCAATCCGGGAAGTACAGAGGTGCGCCTGCCGAAGGGACCGTTTGCGGTTTGGTATGGCGAATACGACGGTACGGTAAAAGGTTTTGATATGGTGGTACTTAAAAAAAGTAAATAG
- a CDS encoding CidA/LrgA family protein, which produces MKYLRQFCIILLLSFLGEGLHIILPLPVPASVYGLVLMLAALQTGILKTHQVRETAGFLIEIMPVMFIPAAAGLLNAWGVLKPVFVPVAVITAVTTVFVMVVTGLVTQGIIRKGRKKNECIAE; this is translated from the coding sequence ATGAAGTATCTGAGACAATTCTGCATTATTTTACTGTTATCATTTTTAGGAGAAGGGCTGCATATCATCCTGCCGCTTCCCGTGCCTGCCAGTGTTTACGGCCTGGTTCTGATGCTGGCTGCGCTTCAGACAGGTATCTTAAAAACACATCAGGTGAGGGAAACGGCGGGATTTTTGATTGAGATCATGCCTGTGATGTTCATACCTGCCGCGGCAGGACTGCTGAACGCATGGGGGGTGCTGAAGCCTGTCTTCGTTCCGGTTGCGGTTATCACTGCCGTTACTACAGTTTTTGTCATGGTGGTCACAGGGCTTGTGACCCAGGGGATCATACGGAAGGGGAGAAAGAAAAATGAATGCATTGCTGAGTGA
- a CDS encoding LrgB family protein, with amino-acid sequence MNALLSDSIFWGAVLSLLGYEAGLLLKRKFKMAVFNPLLIGVICVIGVLAVGHIDYDSYYEGGKYISYLLTPATVCLAVPLYEQMGLLRKNLKAVAAGLISGVLASLVSVFLLAKLFGLDHAQYVTLLPKSITTAIGMGVSEELGGIVTITVAVIIITGILGNMIGEVVFKIFHIQEPVAKGLSLGASSHAIGTAKAMELGPVEGAMSSLAIAVAGLLTVIGASVFAGFM; translated from the coding sequence ATGAATGCATTGCTGAGTGATTCTATTTTCTGGGGAGCAGTTTTAAGCCTTTTGGGATATGAGGCGGGACTGCTTTTGAAACGGAAATTTAAGATGGCGGTTTTTAATCCGCTGCTGATAGGTGTGATCTGTGTGATTGGCGTGCTGGCAGTGGGGCATATTGATTATGACAGTTACTATGAGGGCGGCAAATATATCAGCTACCTTTTGACTCCGGCCACAGTATGTCTGGCAGTGCCCTTGTATGAACAGATGGGACTTTTAAGGAAAAATCTGAAAGCAGTGGCAGCAGGGCTTATATCCGGTGTGCTTGCCAGCCTTGTCAGTGTATTTCTGCTGGCAAAGCTGTTTGGACTGGATCATGCCCAGTATGTGACACTGCTTCCAAAGTCCATCACAACAGCCATCGGCATGGGGGTATCTGAAGAACTGGGCGGAATTGTCACAATTACGGTGGCGGTTATCATTATTACCGGAATTTTGGGTAACATGATAGGGGAAGTGGTATTTAAAATCTTTCATATCCAGGAGCCTGTGGCAAAAGGTCTGTCCCTGGGGGCATCTTCCCATGCCATCGGAACGGCCAAGGCCATGGAACTCGGTCCGGTGGAAGGGGCCATGAGCAGTCTGGCTATTGCGGTAGCGGGTCTTCTGACTGTGATAGGTGCCTCAGTATTTGCAGGATTTATGTAG
- a CDS encoding cytidylate kinase-like family protein, which translates to MEKGIITIGRQYGSQGKAIGKKLAKKLGCTFYDKEELTKIARGRDYEEVREFYEEQPVDSLLYAIAMNNVEREMEKVPFARIRELCGVGPCVLIGRCGSEIFRGDPNAVSIFIHGDMEKRIQYVMETEGLSRNSARKKISRTDEARTSFHRYYTHREWGRAEDYELCLDSSILGADRCVEAILGYLKIRELI; encoded by the coding sequence ATGGAAAAGGGTATTATCACCATTGGAAGGCAGTACGGAAGCCAGGGAAAGGCGATAGGAAAAAAGCTTGCCAAGAAGCTTGGCTGCACCTTTTATGATAAAGAAGAACTTACCAAGATTGCCAGAGGAAGAGATTACGAAGAAGTGAGGGAGTTTTATGAGGAACAGCCTGTGGACAGCCTGCTGTACGCCATTGCCATGAATAATGTGGAGAGGGAAATGGAAAAGGTTCCCTTTGCACGTATCCGGGAACTGTGCGGCGTGGGTCCCTGCGTGCTCATTGGCCGGTGTGGCAGTGAAATCTTCAGGGGAGACCCAAATGCTGTGAGTATTTTCATTCATGGGGATATGGAAAAAAGAATTCAGTATGTGATGGAGACAGAAGGCCTGTCCAGGAACAGTGCCAGAAAGAAGATCAGCCGGACCGATGAGGCCAGGACATCCTTTCACAGATATTATACGCACAGGGAATGGGGGAGAGCCGAAGACTATGAACTATGCCTGGACAGCAGTATTCTGGGGGCAGACAGATGTGTTGAGGCTATACTTGGATATCTTAAGATCCGGGAACTGATTTAA
- a CDS encoding chromate transporter: MKELLSLFWVFARMGAVTFGGGYAMLPIIQREVVEKRGWAAEEEIMDYYAIGQCTPGIIAVNTSTFIGYKRKGVLGGIAATLGFVFPSLVIITVIAAFLRNFSHIAFVSHAFNGIRACVCALILDAVLKLGKKSVVDLKCLAVCAAVLLLSMFTPVSPAILVVGAGVLGILLRQGMRRAGERV, encoded by the coding sequence ATGAAAGAGCTGTTATCATTATTCTGGGTATTTGCCCGGATGGGTGCCGTTACTTTTGGGGGCGGTTATGCCATGCTTCCCATTATACAGCGGGAAGTGGTGGAAAAACGGGGATGGGCAGCGGAGGAGGAGATTATGGATTATTATGCCATAGGCCAGTGCACGCCCGGGATCATTGCGGTCAATACATCCACATTTATCGGATATAAAAGAAAAGGCGTGCTGGGAGGGATTGCGGCGACACTGGGATTTGTATTTCCATCCCTTGTGATCATTACGGTTATCGCGGCATTTCTGCGGAATTTTTCCCATATTGCTTTTGTGAGCCACGCATTTAACGGGATTCGGGCCTGCGTCTGTGCATTGATCCTGGATGCAGTGCTGAAACTGGGAAAGAAATCCGTAGTTGATTTAAAATGCCTGGCGGTCTGCGCCGCAGTGCTTTTGCTGTCCATGTTTACTCCGGTATCCCCGGCAATCCTTGTAGTGGGGGCAGGTGTGCTGGGGATTTTGCTTCGGCAGGGCATGAGAAGGGCAGGTGAGAGAGTATGA
- a CDS encoding chromate transporter: protein MILLRLFYEFAKTGLFAVGGGLATLPFLYAMSEKTGWFTYQDVADMIAVSESTPGAMGVNMSTYVGFTTAGVPGAVLGSLGLIFPSIVIIIVISKVLQKFKDSRMVQDAFYGLRPASTGLIASAGLGVAGTALLNAEVYAAGGNPGQILRVPPILLAAAVFLAMRRWKLHPAAYIGIAAAAGILFQL from the coding sequence ATGATACTGCTCAGACTGTTCTATGAGTTTGCTAAGACAGGGCTTTTTGCTGTGGGAGGAGGGCTTGCCACACTGCCCTTTTTGTATGCCATGTCAGAGAAGACGGGATGGTTTACCTATCAGGATGTGGCAGATATGATCGCTGTCTCTGAATCCACACCGGGAGCCATGGGGGTAAATATGTCCACGTATGTGGGATTTACCACTGCGGGAGTGCCGGGGGCTGTTTTAGGGTCTTTGGGGTTGATATTCCCGTCAATTGTGATTATCATAGTAATAAGTAAAGTGCTTCAGAAATTCAAGGATTCCAGGATGGTGCAGGATGCTTTCTATGGCCTGCGTCCCGCATCTACAGGACTCATTGCGTCGGCAGGGCTTGGGGTTGCAGGGACTGCGCTTTTGAATGCTGAGGTTTATGCTGCAGGAGGGAATCCAGGGCAGATTTTGAGAGTTCCGCCCATTCTTCTGGCAGCCGCAGTGTTTCTGGCAATGAGAAGGTGGAAGCTTCACCCTGCTGCTTACATTGGGATAGCGGCTGCTGCCGGGATATTGTTTCAATTGTGA
- a CDS encoding CDP-alcohol phosphatidyltransferase family protein → MVYKWEDLGYFRILLIPVYVLLYYHAESVREYYMAAVLVGISGITDMLDGKVARHFNMITELGKALDPVADKLTLGAMILCLAFRYENMRWLVGLFVLKEGFMGIMGLVLSHYRGRKLDGAKWYGKVCTAFSYLVMFVLFFFLRLPRSLVNGLIVCCGVLMAVTWVLYVPVFVKMWKENNNRLIEKD, encoded by the coding sequence ATGGTGTATAAGTGGGAGGATTTGGGATACTTTCGGATCCTTTTGATTCCGGTGTATGTGCTCCTGTATTATCACGCGGAGTCGGTGAGGGAATATTATATGGCCGCCGTGCTGGTGGGGATTTCCGGGATCACGGATATGCTGGACGGCAAAGTGGCAAGGCATTTTAACATGATCACAGAGCTTGGCAAAGCGCTGGATCCGGTGGCGGACAAGCTGACTTTGGGGGCTATGATCCTCTGTCTGGCTTTCCGGTATGAAAACATGCGCTGGCTGGTAGGATTGTTTGTCCTGAAAGAGGGATTTATGGGGATTATGGGGCTTGTCCTGTCCCATTACCGGGGCAGGAAGCTGGACGGGGCTAAATGGTATGGAAAGGTCTGTACTGCATTTTCTTATTTGGTAATGTTCGTGCTGTTTTTCTTCCTGCGGCTGCCGCGCTCTCTGGTAAATGGCCTGATCGTATGCTGCGGTGTCCTCATGGCCGTGACCTGGGTGCTGTATGTGCCGGTGTTTGTGAAGATGTGGAAAGAAAACAACAACAGGCTTATTGAAAAAGATTAA
- a CDS encoding LacI family DNA-binding transcriptional regulator encodes MKVSIKDISERTGFSPATVSNALNHKKGVNADTAAEIFRVAKEVGYISESRIGKIKFVIFKRNGLILDDTPFFSLLIDGIEKECRASGMEMVLCHLNYEDEDYKEQVNWLIHDNSSAVIMLGTELMEEDVALYKNASCPFLMLDYWSWDMSFNGVLINNADSARMATEYLLRKGHRKIGYLRGEFRIKAFRSRAVGYATALNKSGIVPEKKYTVTLSTTINGAYEDMRTYLETKPELPTAFFADNDMVALGAIRALQEKGYEVPGDISVVGFDDLPFCEIANPPLTTLRVPKQEMGRVAVRRILEVINGTDKIKTKTQVCTNFVERDSVKDLKGRNGGDGNEG; translated from the coding sequence ATGAAAGTAAGTATAAAAGATATCAGTGAACGCACAGGATTCTCGCCTGCTACCGTTTCCAATGCGCTGAACCACAAAAAAGGGGTCAATGCAGATACGGCAGCCGAGATTTTCCGTGTTGCGAAAGAGGTGGGGTACATCAGTGAATCGCGTATCGGAAAAATCAAATTCGTTATCTTCAAAAGAAATGGTTTGATTCTGGATGATACGCCTTTTTTTTCACTTCTGATCGACGGGATCGAAAAAGAGTGCCGGGCTTCCGGCATGGAGATGGTGCTGTGTCATCTGAATTATGAGGATGAGGACTATAAGGAGCAGGTGAATTGGCTGATCCATGATAATTCCTCCGCGGTGATCATGCTGGGCACAGAACTGATGGAGGAGGATGTGGCTCTGTATAAGAATGCATCCTGCCCGTTTCTGATGCTGGATTACTGGAGCTGGGATATGAGCTTCAACGGTGTATTGATCAACAATGCGGATTCTGCCCGTATGGCAACAGAATATCTCCTGAGAAAAGGCCACAGGAAAATAGGGTATCTGAGAGGGGAATTCCGGATCAAAGCCTTTCGTTCCCGGGCAGTGGGGTATGCCACTGCTTTGAATAAGAGTGGAATTGTCCCGGAAAAGAAATATACGGTTACACTGTCCACCACTATCAATGGAGCTTATGAGGACATGAGGACATATCTTGAGACAAAACCGGAGCTTCCCACCGCTTTTTTTGCAGATAATGATATGGTTGCTCTGGGGGCGATCAGAGCTCTGCAGGAAAAGGGATATGAGGTGCCCGGGGATATTTCTGTGGTGGGGTTTGATGACCTGCCATTCTGTGAGATCGCCAATCCGCCTTTGACCACACTCCGTGTTCCGAAACAGGAGATGGGGCGGGTGGCAGTCAGAAGAATCCTGGAAGTGATCAACGGAACCGATAAAATCAAAACAAAGACCCAGGTCTGCACTAATTTTGTGGAGCGGGACAGTGTAAAGGATTTGAAAGGCAGAAACGGCGGTGACGGCAATGAAGGTTAA
- a CDS encoding LacI family DNA-binding transcriptional regulator has translation MKVKSKEVAEALGVSTATVSLAINGKPGVNEETRKRILEYISGQQGKDVAKGTFVKLIIFENSPRVLSGGMGSFFRITYVESVERLQKDRLEVRLVYAYGNEELKEALLKSNSDGTRGILLRADEFGENDYELLSLCRIPIVMSDCDPREYDWNTVNFNNRQAVFKGMDHLKAHGCRRIVYFQNKETIYNFRARREAFWEYLCRNPEIEGSFWETGNEREQIEERAANYMKGCEVLPDAVFLENFLVSVGTAQSLMKLGISVPDEISLLGIDAIPDTVLLPYKLTHFEVPHKKRSVLMAELLLELMSRVDDGYGRVVLVNEKMILGNSVKM, from the coding sequence ATGAAGGTTAAGTCAAAAGAGGTGGCGGAGGCCCTGGGTGTGTCCACTGCTACGGTGTCCCTTGCCATCAACGGGAAACCGGGGGTAAATGAGGAGACAAGAAAGCGGATTCTGGAATACATCAGCGGACAGCAGGGGAAAGACGTGGCGAAAGGCACCTTTGTGAAACTGATCATTTTTGAAAATTCTCCCCGGGTGTTGTCTGGGGGGATGGGGTCTTTCTTCAGAATTACCTATGTGGAGAGTGTGGAGCGCCTCCAGAAGGATAGATTGGAAGTCCGGCTTGTCTATGCGTACGGCAACGAGGAGCTGAAGGAGGCTCTGTTGAAAAGCAATTCGGATGGCACAAGGGGGATACTGCTGCGGGCAGATGAATTCGGGGAAAACGATTACGAGCTGCTTTCTTTGTGCAGGATTCCCATTGTCATGAGTGACTGCGACCCCAGGGAGTATGATTGGAATACTGTGAATTTTAATAACCGGCAGGCGGTTTTTAAAGGGATGGATCATCTGAAAGCACATGGATGCAGAAGGATCGTCTATTTTCAAAATAAGGAGACTATCTACAATTTCCGGGCAAGGAGAGAAGCCTTTTGGGAATATCTGTGCAGGAACCCGGAAATTGAGGGGAGTTTTTGGGAGACGGGAAATGAGAGGGAACAGATTGAGGAGAGGGCAGCAAATTACATGAAGGGCTGTGAGGTACTGCCGGATGCGGTATTTCTTGAGAATTTCCTGGTCTCCGTGGGGACGGCCCAGTCACTGATGAAGCTGGGAATATCTGTGCCGGATGAGATTTCCCTATTGGGTATTGACGCCATTCCGGATACGGTACTTTTACCCTATAAACTAACTCATTTTGAAGTGCCTCATAAAAAGAGAAGCGTGCTGATGGCAGAACTTCTGCTGGAGTTAATGAGCCGGGTGGATGACGGGTATGGACGCGTTGTTCTGGTGAATGAAAAAATGATATTGGGGAATAGTGTGAAAATGTAA
- a CDS encoding ABC transporter substrate-binding protein, with translation MKIKKVMALAMASAMVMSMALSGCGSDGGSESKESSSSGGNSKSGATEVTFWTLNTRQNAVDPIVEAFNKANDDVKVTVSYYDTDGIKDACKVAASSKTLPNMWFNWGGSLGGFYAENGLTYDLTQYAEENKWSEKFTQTSMDLCTLDGKLCGYPTSYNVLGIYYRKDIFEQYGIEVPATFEDFETACATLKENGITPISTAGLNGWHTMRFVELLIEHYAGSELHDKMNTFDESYDNDAVVQALAKYQEFCDKGYFPDGFLTQDPNDTLIGMANGQCAMDIQGQWQDGKIIQEGLDMDQYGVFAFPSGETNRMSAFAEMTQFNADNTDEELEACMRFTDYYYNKENTEKYAEYYNLPLPVVGAEMPEGQPNVPVLLETSEKNGIFTITDQAFPTEVADVLFNAQDAIANGQMTPEDGAKSIQEAIEAYNNK, from the coding sequence ATGAAAATTAAAAAAGTAATGGCATTGGCAATGGCATCAGCAATGGTTATGTCTATGGCGCTTTCAGGATGCGGAAGTGACGGCGGTTCCGAGAGTAAAGAGAGCAGCAGTTCAGGGGGAAATTCCAAGAGCGGGGCTACAGAGGTTACATTCTGGACACTGAATACCAGGCAGAATGCAGTGGACCCTATTGTGGAAGCGTTCAACAAAGCCAATGATGATGTTAAAGTAACCGTTTCCTATTATGATACGGACGGGATCAAGGATGCCTGTAAAGTTGCCGCTTCTTCAAAAACCCTTCCGAATATGTGGTTCAACTGGGGGGGAAGTCTGGGCGGCTTCTATGCAGAGAACGGCCTTACCTATGACCTGACACAGTACGCTGAGGAAAATAAATGGAGTGAGAAATTCACACAGACTTCCATGGACCTGTGTACATTAGACGGAAAGCTTTGCGGTTATCCTACAAGCTATAATGTTCTGGGAATTTACTATAGAAAAGATATTTTCGAGCAGTACGGCATAGAAGTGCCGGCCACGTTTGAAGATTTTGAAACAGCCTGTGCAACGTTAAAAGAAAACGGCATTACACCCATTTCCACCGCAGGTCTTAACGGCTGGCATACCATGCGTTTTGTTGAACTTCTCATTGAACATTACGCAGGTTCAGAACTTCATGACAAGATGAATACATTTGATGAGAGCTATGACAACGACGCAGTGGTACAGGCTTTGGCAAAATATCAGGAGTTCTGTGATAAAGGTTACTTCCCGGATGGATTCCTGACCCAGGACCCCAATGATACCCTGATCGGTATGGCAAATGGCCAGTGCGCCATGGATATCCAGGGCCAGTGGCAGGATGGAAAAATTATTCAGGAAGGCCTTGATATGGACCAGTACGGCGTGTTTGCATTCCCAAGCGGAGAGACAAACAGAATGTCCGCATTTGCAGAGATGACACAGTTTAATGCGGATAATACGGACGAAGAACTGGAAGCCTGCATGCGCTTTACAGATTACTATTACAATAAAGAAAATACAGAAAAATATGCTGAATATTATAACCTTCCTCTCCCTGTAGTGGGCGCAGAAATGCCGGAAGGGCAGCCAAATGTACCTGTACTGTTAGAGACATCCGAGAAAAACGGCATCTTTACCATCACAGACCAGGCATTCCCCACAGAGGTTGCTGACGTGCTGTTCAATGCCCAGGACGCTATCGCCAATGGTCAGATGACACCGGAAGACGGAGCAAAGAGTATCCAGGAGGCGATCGAGGCTTACAATAACAAATAA